A single window of Chitinivibrionia bacterium DNA harbors:
- a CDS encoding MBL fold metallo-hydrolase: MLEILFLGTGTSHGVPVVDCIMTDYKHCPKNVCKLAETDSKHNRTRSSVLLSFNEKHILIDCGTDFRSQVLREKIKRIDAALFTHRHSDHIGGIPDIRSYCFTVNSRTDIIEKPLPIYGSQETIDAISQAYSYIFNPNACVGGGIPSLKRNAISDKFSLFGLDFEPISVEHGDCNGCFGYRFADVAYIPDVKNIPPKEVQKLQNLDLLIIDCLRMERPHSTHFIYEDIKNLIAQTNPKKVLGTHLCHDINYETDEKIIDPRMTFAFDGLRVVV; encoded by the coding sequence GTGCTTGAAATATTATTTTTGGGAACGGGAACTTCACACGGCGTACCTGTTGTGGATTGCATTATGACGGACTACAAACATTGCCCGAAAAACGTATGTAAATTAGCCGAAACCGACTCAAAACACAACCGAACCCGCTCGTCCGTTTTGCTTTCTTTTAACGAAAAACACATTTTAATCGATTGCGGCACAGATTTCCGTTCGCAGGTCTTGCGCGAAAAAATAAAGCGGATAGACGCGGCGCTTTTCACTCACCGCCACAGCGACCACATAGGCGGAATTCCCGATATTCGCTCATACTGCTTTACCGTAAATTCGCGCACCGACATCATCGAAAAACCTCTCCCGATTTACGGTTCGCAGGAAACGATAGATGCGATTTCACAGGCATATTCTTACATTTTTAATCCGAACGCTTGCGTTGGCGGCGGTATTCCATCCCTAAAAAGAAATGCGATTTCGGACAAATTTTCGCTTTTCGGCTTAGATTTTGAGCCGATTTCGGTAGAACACGGCGATTGCAACGGCTGTTTCGGCTATCGTTTCGCCGATGTCGCCTATATTCCCGACGTAAAAAACATTCCGCCGAAAGAAGTACAAAAACTTCAAAATCTCGACCTTTTAATTATAGATTGCCTACGTATGGAACGCCCTCACAGCACGCATTTCATATACGAAGACATAAAAAATCTGATAGCGCAAACCAACCCCAAAAAAGTCCTCGGCACCCACCTCTGCCACGACATAAACTACGAAACCGACGAAAAAATCATAGACCCGCGAATGACTTTCGCGTTCGATGGGTTGAGAGTGGTGGTGTGA